CGAAGACGGCGTCGATGATCGACTGGCGGTCGATCGACAGCGAGAGCGCCTGCCGGACCCGCTTGTCCTTGAAGTTGTCCTGGTACAGCGGCATACCGACGTAGGTGAAGCTGTCACCCGGCTGCTCGTACATCCGGTCGGCGTAGGTGGCCTTAGCCTCCTTGTACCGGGCCGGCGGCACGGTGTAGAGCACGTCCAGCTCGCCGGCCTGGAAGGCGGCGTAGCCGGCGTCGATGTCGGCGAAGATCCGGTACTCGATGCGGTCCGGCTTGCCGGGGTCGCCCTTCCAGCTGTCGCTGCGGACGACGTTGATCGCGACGTTGTGCTGCCAGCTGCCGTCGATCTTGTACGGGCCGTTGCCGATCGGCTTCTCGTTGCAGGCCGCAATGTCGGCGATGCAGGCCTCGGCCATCGGGAAGAAGCCCGGGTAGCCGATCGTGGTCGGGAAGCCCGAGAACGGGGCCTCCAGCTCGACGGTGAAGGTCAGGTCGTCGACCTTCTTGAGGCCGGACAGCTCCTTCGCCTTCGGCTCCGGGGCCTTCTGCGGGCCGTCGCCGTCCGGGTCCTCGGACTGGACGTCCTTGATACCGGCGATCCGCTTCATGAAGTAACCGTTGTTCTGGGCGTTCGGGCTGTAGGCCGCGAAGTTCCAGGAACGGATGAAGGCGTCGGCGTTGACCGGCTCACCGTTGTCGAAGGTGTAGCCGTCCTTGATCTTGATCGTCCAGAGCTTCTGGTCGTCCGAGTCGACCGACTCGGCCAGGTCCATCTCGACCGCGGCGCTCTCGGCGTTGTACTTGACGAGACCACGGAAGAGCGAACGGATCACGTACAGCGACGGCTCGTCGTCACCGCCGGAGGGCGTCAGGAACGCCGGCTCCGCGTTGTAGACGCGCAACGTACCGCCGGCCTGGCCGCTCGATTCGTTGTCGTTGTCGCTACCACCGCCGCAGGCGGTGGCCAACATGGCGGTGGCGGTCGCCGCGACCGCCACCTTCAGGAATTTCCCGCGCATGGGAGTGCCTCCTCAGGGCGCTCGGCTCACGAGGGGGTTGTGAGGTGCC
Above is a window of Verrucosispora sp. NA02020 DNA encoding:
- a CDS encoding ABC transporter substrate-binding protein; amino-acid sequence: MRGKFLKVAVAATATAMLATACGGGSDNDNESSGQAGGTLRVYNAEPAFLTPSGGDDEPSLYVIRSLFRGLVKYNAESAAVEMDLAESVDSDDQKLWTIKIKDGYTFDNGEPVNADAFIRSWNFAAYSPNAQNNGYFMKRIAGIKDVQSEDPDGDGPQKAPEPKAKELSGLKKVDDLTFTVELEAPFSGFPTTIGYPGFFPMAEACIADIAACNEKPIGNGPYKIDGSWQHNVAINVVRSDSWKGDPGKPDRIEYRIFADIDAGYAAFQAGELDVLYTVPPARYKEAKATYADRMYEQPGDSFTYVGMPLYQDNFKDKRVRQALSLSIDRQSIIDAVFDGRFTPATGFVAPTFEGARENVTPYAKKDVEKAKQLLAEAGGWPAGEKLILWANAGAGHDQWLQAVGDQIKEALGIDYELRVNLQFAEYLETADQKKFTGGFRLGWGPDYPFMETFLYPLYATGSGSNNSTYSNPEFDAAMKEGDSADSIQAAIPSYQKAEDLVGEDLPVIPMWFNKVGALYSENVDQFVWNSVSDADYAAISLKQN